In one window of Thermodesulfobacteriota bacterium DNA:
- a CDS encoding MFS transporter produces LFFIPFNLIQVQGYSATSAGAAFLPSILIISLLSRRMGGMVGRYGARIPLVLGPVVVAIGYLLFAIPSIGGSYWSTFFPAVTVLGLGMAISIAPLTTTVMNAVEEDYSGLASGINNSVARIAGLLSIAVLGVIILHLFNYALDSHLSTLKIPLEAREILNQQMIKMAAIELPSGLDPELKSTLEKSIAESFLFSFRLVMLATSALALGSAVIAWFMIEDKRARPRLVRRDTIING; encoded by the coding sequence TCTTTTCTTCATTCCCTTTAACCTTATTCAGGTACAGGGCTACTCCGCTACTTCCGCCGGTGCCGCATTTCTGCCCTCCATTCTGATTATCTCCCTCTTATCTCGCCGGATGGGCGGAATGGTAGGCCGGTACGGCGCCCGGATTCCTCTGGTGCTGGGACCAGTGGTAGTGGCGATCGGATACTTGCTCTTTGCTATACCGAGTATCGGTGGGAGTTACTGGTCTACCTTTTTCCCGGCGGTAACGGTACTGGGTTTGGGCATGGCCATCAGCATTGCTCCGCTCACCACCACGGTGATGAATGCAGTAGAAGAAGATTATTCGGGCTTGGCTTCCGGAATAAATAACTCCGTAGCCCGGATCGCCGGGCTATTATCCATCGCCGTGCTTGGTGTGATCATTCTTCATCTCTTCAACTACGCCCTCGATAGTCACCTATCAACTCTGAAGATACCTCTAGAGGCTCGGGAAATATTAAATCAACAGATGATCAAAATGGCGGCGATAGAATTGCCTTCCGGCCTCGACCCGGAGCTCAAGAGTACCCTGGAAAAGTCAATCGCCGAATCATTCCTTTTTAGTTTCCGCCTGGTAATGCTGGCTACGAGCGCTTTGGCATTGGGGAGCGCAGTCATAGCCTGGTTCATGATTGAAGACAAGAGAGCGAGGCCCAGATTGGTGAGAAGGGACACAATCATCAACGGATAG
- a CDS encoding nucleoside transporter C-terminal domain-containing protein, with protein MEIYNLVSFVGIFVLIGIAWLFSSDRRNINYRVIVWGLVLQITFALFVFVVPFGAQVFLYVNDIVVKILDSASAGGRFLFGRLALPPGTTDEHGETSLGFFLAFQAFPTIIFFSTLMSVLYFVNIMPRVVKAFSYVFTRSMRISGAESLNAASNIFVGIESVFTIRPYLNEMTRSELCTVLTACMATVSSNVLAIYVFTLQGQFPAIAGHLVSASILSAPAALLISKILLPESEDPKTLGVNVAPYYVKEGTLFETIINGAEAGVKLIVGIAALLIAILGLVALLDLIVGGIGGYVNSLSGIQVDWSLKGILGYVFYPFPFIMGVPSSDAYTISKIIGERVIVTEVVSYQDLAIIMGKGLLKHQRSAVITTYALCGFAHVASMAIFVGGISAIVPGRKRDIAEVALRSLVGATLACFMTACIAGTFFTDKSILLGN; from the coding sequence ATGGAAATTTATAACCTGGTTAGTTTTGTAGGGATATTTGTTCTAATCGGTATCGCCTGGCTCTTCTCTTCAGACAGAAGAAATATCAACTATCGGGTAATAGTCTGGGGACTGGTTCTACAAATCACTTTTGCACTGTTTGTCTTCGTAGTGCCTTTTGGGGCTCAGGTGTTTTTGTATGTTAACGACATCGTGGTAAAGATTCTTGATTCTGCCTCTGCCGGTGGAAGGTTTCTATTTGGAAGGCTGGCCCTTCCTCCGGGAACGACAGACGAACACGGAGAGACTTCGCTTGGTTTTTTTCTGGCCTTTCAGGCCTTCCCAACCATAATCTTTTTTTCCACCCTAATGTCCGTTCTATATTTTGTCAATATCATGCCCCGGGTGGTTAAGGCCTTCTCCTACGTATTCACCAGGTCAATGAGGATCTCCGGGGCTGAGTCTCTCAATGCGGCAAGCAACATCTTTGTGGGCATCGAGTCCGTCTTTACAATCAGGCCTTATCTGAATGAAATGACCCGGTCGGAGTTGTGTACTGTTTTAACCGCCTGCATGGCCACTGTGTCATCAAACGTACTGGCGATTTATGTTTTTACGCTACAGGGCCAATTTCCGGCGATTGCCGGCCATCTGGTCTCCGCATCCATCCTTTCCGCCCCGGCGGCGCTACTCATATCCAAAATCCTGCTGCCGGAAAGTGAGGACCCTAAGACCCTGGGGGTTAATGTCGCTCCCTACTACGTAAAAGAAGGCACGCTATTTGAGACGATTATTAATGGCGCGGAGGCCGGTGTTAAACTCATCGTGGGCATTGCGGCACTACTGATCGCCATTTTGGGTTTAGTTGCGCTCTTAGACCTGATAGTGGGTGGAATTGGAGGTTATGTGAACAGCCTTTCCGGCATCCAGGTTGACTGGTCTCTAAAGGGAATTTTAGGATATGTTTTTTATCCCTTTCCTTTCATCATGGGGGTGCCTTCGTCTGATGCTTACACCATTTCCAAGATTATCGGAGAGCGGGTGATTGTTACCGAGGTAGTGTCGTACCAGGATTTAGCTATTATCATGGGTAAAGGCTTGCTGAAACACCAACGGTCGGCGGTGATAACCACTTATGCCCTTTGCGGCTTTGCCCACGTTGCCTCTATGGCTATCTTCGTAGGCGGCATATCGGCAATCGTGCCTGGTAGGAAAAGAGATATTGCCGAGGTTGCCTTGCGCTCCCTGGTGGGGGCTACTCTGGCTTGTTTCATGACTGCCTGCATAGCAGGGACATTTTTTACCGATAAATCGATTCTGCTTGGGAATTGA
- a CDS encoding DUF1648 domain-containing protein — protein MNGRRVGFSLSIALFLICLLYLISTYETLPDRLAVQFDFNNKPTSWQSKSGFIKLYLGVLAAVNIFLWLLKEFLTRIPDSLINVPWKKYWFSTEERRSMALFRMQTVLAYTLVFVNLVYLFVYHVVHQENSSSSFLYIPVDIGVYFILLLSLILLVGLFLYMRPPKEEI, from the coding sequence ATGAATGGCAGAAGAGTCGGATTTTCACTTTCTATTGCATTATTTCTTATTTGCCTACTCTATCTGATTTCAACCTATGAAACGTTGCCGGACAGATTAGCGGTGCAGTTTGATTTCAACAATAAACCAACCAGTTGGCAAAGCAAATCTGGCTTCATCAAACTCTATCTCGGTGTTCTGGCGGCTGTAAACATCTTTTTGTGGCTGCTGAAGGAGTTTTTAACTAGAATCCCGGACTCACTAATAAACGTTCCCTGGAAGAAATACTGGTTTTCTACGGAGGAAAGAAGGTCAATGGCTCTCTTCAGGATGCAAACAGTCCTGGCTTATACGTTGGTTTTTGTAAATTTGGTTTATCTATTCGTATATCACGTTGTCCACCAGGAGAACAGCTCCAGTTCCTTCCTTTACATTCCCGTCGATATCGGGGTGTATTTTATTTTGTTACTGTCCTTAATCTTGTTAGTTGGGTTATTTCTGTACATGAGACCGCCTAAGGAGGAGATTTGA